CGCTGCTCCGCCGGCGTCGAGAACGGGATGCCGGGCCCGGGGTTCAACGCGATCAGGTTCACTTTGGCCTTGATGCCTTGCACCAGGTCCGCTACTTCCTGGGCGTTCTCGACCGAGTCGTTCACCCCGTCCAGCAGCACATACTCAAAGGTCAGCCGTTCCCGCTCGCGCAAGGGGAACTCGCGGGCGGCTGCCATCAGCTTCGCCAAGTCCCACTTGCGGTTGATGGGCATGATCCGCGCACGGATCTCATCATTGGAGCCATTCAGCGAGATGGCCAGCTTGGGGCGTACCGATTCCTTGCCGAGGTCATGGATGCGCGGCACGATCCCGGAAGTCGACACCGTCATCCGCTGGGGCGAGATGCCGACGCCCTCGGCCAGCAAGCGTACCGCCCGCATGAAGGCGTCGTAGTTCAGGAACGGTTCGCCCTGCCCCATGAAGACCAGGTTGATGCGCCGGCGTTCCAGATCGACCTGCCGGTCCCTGAGTACGGCCAGAACCTGCCCGACGATCTCGCCCGCGGTGAGGTTGCGTTTGACGCCCAGCAGTGCGGTCAGGCAGAAGCGGCAATCCACGGCGCAACCGATCTGGCTGGAGACGCAGATAGTGGCGCGACACGAACGGTCGTCCGGCGCTTCCAGTTCCGCGGCCGCTTCGCTTCCGTCCCCGGCCTCGCCGTCGTCCCCCTCCGGCATCCACACCGTCTCCACCGATTGCCCGTCGGAGAACGCGATCAAGTACCGGATGGTACCGTCCACCGACTGAAAGCGCTTCTCGATGCGCGGCTGCCCGACCCCGTAGCCATCCTCCGCCAGCCGCTGCCGCAGCTCTTGTGGCAGCGTTGTGATCTCTTCGAGGCCCGTCACCCGCTGCTTGTAAACAGCATCGAACAGCTGGCGGCCCCGGTAAGCGGGCTGGCCAAATTCCTCCGCGATCTCGCTAAGTTCCCGGAGAGTCAACCCTAAGAGTTCGATGTGCCCCACCTGGTGCATAGATCACTGTGCAGTGATTGTATCCGCGGCATTACGCAGCCGCCATTAACTGGCCATGCAATAATGCCATGATGACCGGCGCGGCTCGGCAGCAGCCCCAAGCATCACAACCTCCATCCAAGAACGGCTCTGTTCCCTTCTGGGAGAGGCGCGGCGCGCTGGAAGTCATTCTGCTGTGCGTCTCTGTCGTGGCGTTCATCTCCACCCTGTCCTTTGATTTTGTTTATGACGATCGGGTCCAGGTGCTGGACAACCCCTTCATCCAGTCCTGGCGATACTTCTTCCACGATTTCACGTCCCATGTATGGGCACAGACTCATAAGCCGGCGGTCTACTACCGGCCCGTGTTTCTCTCCTGGTTGCGCTTGAACTATCTCGCCTTCGGGCCGCACGCCTGGGGGTGGCACTTCGCCGTGGTGCTGATCCACGCTTTAGCCACCGTGCTGGTTTTTCGACTGGCACTACGCCTGTTGCAGAGCCGCTGGCAAGCAGCGATCGCCGGCCTGTTTTTCGCCATACATCCCATCCACGTTGAGAACGTAGCCTGGGTCTCCGGCGCGGTGGATCCCCTGATGTCAGTATTCTTCGTCGGATCCTTCTTGGGCTACTTGAATTGGCGACAACGTGGATCTCTGCCATGGATGGTCGGTTCTCTGTTCTTGGCATTCCTGGCCATGCTGACCAAAGAATCGGGCATTACGCTGCCTGCGGTTGTATTGGCCTACGCCTGGATCTTCTCCGCCGCACAGCAGGCTGGCCGGACGTCGGTTGCCACCCGCCTTCGCGAGACTGCGACTCAAGCGCTACCGTTCGCGCTGGTAGCTTTGGCATATTGGACGCTGCGCCAGGAAGTGTTGCAAACGCAGCCGCCGATTCACACCACCTACACGACGATTCTCCTGACCCTGCCTGGGCTCCTCCTCTTCTACTTGCGGCTGCTGGTTTGGCCCGTCGGCCTGTGCCTGTTTTATGACCGTCAATATGTGCAACACATGAGCCTTAGTGGGTTTGTGCTCCCGCTGTCGGTGCTTGCGCTGCTTGCCGCTCTCTTGCTCCTTTCCTTCCGGCGGGATGCTCAAAGGAAAGAAGCCGCTTTCGGTTTTGCATTCGCCCTGCTGACCCTGTCCCCGGCACTTTGGGTCCGTTGGTTTCCGCCTGACGACTTCGTCCATGATCGATACCTGTACCTGCCGTTCGCC
The nucleotide sequence above comes from Terriglobales bacterium. Encoded proteins:
- a CDS encoding tetratricopeptide repeat protein; amino-acid sequence: MMTGAARQQPQASQPPSKNGSVPFWERRGALEVILLCVSVVAFISTLSFDFVYDDRVQVLDNPFIQSWRYFFHDFTSHVWAQTHKPAVYYRPVFLSWLRLNYLAFGPHAWGWHFAVVLIHALATVLVFRLALRLLQSRWQAAIAGLFFAIHPIHVENVAWVSGAVDPLMSVFFVGSFLGYLNWRQRGSLPWMVGSLFLAFLAMLTKESGITLPAVVLAYAWIFSAAQQAGRTSVATRLRETATQALPFALVALAYWTLRQEVLQTQPPIHTTYTTILLTLPGLLLFYLRLLVWPVGLCLFYDRQYVQHMSLSGFVLPLSVLALLAALLLLSFRRDAQRKEAAFGFAFALLTLSPALWVRWFPPDDFVHDRYLYLPFAGFALLFAIALVKLRGRSAPGWIGPPRQVLVAFVVAVALLISCGLTQLHWTNDLLLWSHCFKTARHNQRVLNNLASSLGERGEYQRAVPLFLEVLAQDPSSADAQGNLGYTYYRMDQLPQAEKHLSQAIQLDPLDSHSLLYLGFTLYKLGSLERAQSNLSRAIVLDPQAQGAHLALSLVLEQRGDLAGALREAEAELAYHPDEQLVRERLKHLRDAK
- the rlmN gene encoding 23S rRNA (adenine(2503)-C(2))-methyltransferase RlmN, whose amino-acid sequence is MHQVGHIELLGLTLRELSEIAEEFGQPAYRGRQLFDAVYKQRVTGLEEITTLPQELRQRLAEDGYGVGQPRIEKRFQSVDGTIRYLIAFSDGQSVETVWMPEGDDGEAGDGSEAAAELEAPDDRSCRATICVSSQIGCAVDCRFCLTALLGVKRNLTAGEIVGQVLAVLRDRQVDLERRRINLVFMGQGEPFLNYDAFMRAVRLLAEGVGISPQRMTVSTSGIVPRIHDLGKESVRPKLAISLNGSNDEIRARIMPINRKWDLAKLMAAAREFPLRERERLTFEYVLLDGVNDSVENAQEVADLVQGIKAKVNLIALNPGPGIPFSTPAEQRVHAFQQVLIKAGIPAFIRRPRGRDIYAACGQLKQTVA